A single region of the Kwoniella botswanensis chromosome 1, complete sequence genome encodes:
- a CDS encoding fumarate hydratase, mitochondrial: MLNRVALRSANSLPKRQIARTVLSTRTFATTSSIMAEQKFRQEKDTFGPLQVPAERYWGAQTQRSLMNFDIGGPTERMPPPLIKAFGVLKKAAAHVNQTYGLPADVAENISKAADEVISGKLIDEFPLVVFQTGSGTQTNMNVNEVISNRAIELMGGELGSKKPVHPNDHVNMSQSSNDTFPTAMHVAAVVEINSTLLPALRELHDALEEKKKSFDHIIKIGRTHLQDATPLTLGQEFSGYVAQVAKGIERVEGTIKNLSQLAQGGTAVGTGLNTKAGFDEKVAAEISKITGYQFVTAPNKFEALAAHDAIVEASGALNTVAVSLMKIANDIRYLGSGPRCGLGELELPENEPGSSIMPGKVNPTQCEALTMVAAQVMGNNTTISVAGSYGQFELNVFKPVLIKNLLQSIRLLADGSRSFTKNCVVGIKANEEKIKKIMNESLMLATCLNSVLGYDDVAAIAKNAHKKGITLKESALESGKLTSEQFDAKVRPELMLGPDEV, from the exons ATGTTGAACCGTGTCGCCCTCAGATCGGCTAACAGC CTCCCAAAAAGACAAATCGCCAGAACAGTCCTTTCCACTCGAACTTTCGCTACTACCTCATCCATCATGGCCGAACAGAAATTCAGACAAGAGAAGGACACTTTTGGTCCTCTGCAGGTACCAGCCGAGAGGTATTGGGGTGCTCAGACTCAGCGAAGTTTGATGAACTTTGATATTG GTGGACCAACCGAGCGAATGCCCCCACCattgatcaaagctttcgGTGTACTCAAAAAGGCCGCTGCTCACGTGAACCAGACATACGGTCTCCCCGCCGACGTAGCTGAGAACATCTCCAAGGCAGCCGACGAAGTCATCTCCGGTAAACTCATCGATGAATTCCCTTTGGTCGTCTTCCAAACTGGTTCAGGTACTCAAACCAACATGAACGTCAATGAGGTCATATCCAACAGGGCTATCGAGCTGATGGGTGGTGAATTGGGAAGCAAAAAACCTGTTCACCCCAATGATCACGTCAACATGTCCCAGTCCTCTAATGATAC CTTCCCCACCGCCATGCACGTCGCTGCCGTTGTAGAGATCAACTCGACCCTTTTGCCCGCTCTTAGAGAACTCCACGATGCtttggaagagaagaagaagtctTTCGACCACATTATCAAAATCGGTAGAACCCACTTGCAAGATGCTACTCCCTTGACTCTCGGTCAAGAGTTCAGTGGATACGTCGCTCAAGTTGCCAAAGGTATCGAGCGAGTAGAAGGTACCATCAAGAATTTGAGTCAACTCGCTCAAGGTGGTACTGCCGTCGGAACC GGTCTTAACACCAAAGCTGGATTCGATGAGAAAGTAGCTGCTGAGATCTCCAAGATCACCGGATACCAATTCGTCACTGCCCCTAACAAG TTCGAGGCCCTCGCTGCTCACGATGCCATCGTAGAAGCTTCCGGTGCCCTCAACACCGTCGCTGTATCTCTCATGAAGATCGCCAACGATATCAGATACCTCGGTTCAGGTCCTAGATGTGGTCttggtgaattggaattacCAGAGAATGAACCTGGATCATCTATCATGCCTGGAAA AGTCAACCCAACTCAATGTGAAGCACTTACGATGGTAGCTGCTCAAGTTATGGGTAACAACACTACCATCTCCGTTGCGGGATCATACGGTCAATTCGAATTGAACGTCTTCAAACCTGTCCTCATCAAGAACTTACTTCAATCGATCAGATTGTTAGCTGACGGTTCGAGGTCATTCACCAAGAACTGTGTGGTGGGTATCAAAGCTaatgaggagaagatcaagaagatcatgaatGAATCTTTGATGCT TGCTACTTGCTTAAACTCTGTTCTCGGTTATGATG ATGTCGCTGCTATCGCCAAGAACGCGCACAAGAAAGGAATCAC TCTCAAGGAATCAGCTCTTGAATCTGGTAAACTTACCTCTGAGCAATTCGACGCTAAAGTCAGACCTGAAC TTATGTTGGGTCCTGATGAAGTATAA